In a single window of the Acetivibrio cellulolyticus CD2 genome:
- the hydG gene encoding [FeFe] hydrogenase H-cluster radical SAM maturase HydG, whose translation MSFLDKYAEEFKKYDSVENDFIDDDKIWGQLEKWSKPSKSDVRRVLDKAANKIRLEPEEMAVLIQNQDSETINEMYALANKLKREIYGDRIVFFAPLYISNKCVNKCKYCGFRSENNEIERRTLTMDEISEEVSIMIGEGQKRTVLVYGESPETNIDFMCDSIKQVYKTKNGNGEIRRANINCAPLSREELVKLKEVGIGTYQVFQETYHHKTYREMHPEGTIKGNYRWRLYAQDRALDVGLDDVAIGALFGLYDWRFELMGLLYHTIHMEEKYNGVGPHTISFPRIEPAIGTPYVSNLKYAVSDEEFKKLVAILRLSVPYTGMILTAREKPEVRREVIPLGVSQIDAGSRIGVGGYRKSEANMLPDKEQFQLGDTRSLDDVIKETCGMDSLPSFCTACYRAGRTGEHFMEVAKNSFVHNFCMPNAILTMKEYLLDFASEDTREAGEKAISKYLGMMKEDRVKQYVVEAIGRLEKGERDIRL comes from the coding sequence AAAGTGATGTTAGAAGAGTGTTGGATAAAGCTGCAAATAAGATAAGGCTAGAACCTGAAGAAATGGCTGTTCTTATACAGAATCAAGATAGTGAGACTATAAATGAGATGTATGCACTTGCCAATAAATTAAAAAGAGAAATTTACGGAGATAGAATTGTTTTCTTTGCACCTTTGTACATAAGTAATAAGTGTGTTAATAAGTGTAAATATTGTGGATTTAGAAGTGAAAATAACGAAATAGAGAGAAGAACACTTACTATGGATGAAATATCCGAAGAGGTAAGTATTATGATTGGAGAAGGTCAAAAAAGGACTGTTCTCGTATATGGTGAATCACCGGAAACTAACATAGATTTTATGTGTGATAGCATTAAGCAGGTCTATAAAACTAAAAATGGAAACGGAGAGATAAGAAGAGCAAACATTAATTGTGCACCTTTGTCAAGAGAAGAACTTGTAAAACTAAAAGAGGTTGGAATAGGCACTTACCAAGTGTTTCAAGAGACTTATCATCACAAGACATATAGGGAAATGCATCCGGAGGGAACCATCAAAGGTAATTACAGATGGAGGTTATATGCACAAGACAGAGCTTTAGATGTAGGGCTTGATGATGTTGCTATTGGTGCTTTGTTTGGTCTTTATGACTGGAGATTTGAATTGATGGGGCTTTTATATCATACTATCCACATGGAAGAAAAATATAACGGAGTTGGTCCGCATACCATTTCTTTCCCAAGAATTGAGCCTGCAATTGGAACTCCTTATGTATCTAACTTGAAATATGCAGTAAGTGACGAGGAATTTAAGAAACTTGTTGCAATATTGAGGTTATCAGTGCCTTATACGGGAATGATACTTACCGCCCGTGAAAAACCGGAAGTAAGAAGAGAAGTTATTCCTCTAGGGGTGTCTCAGATTGATGCGGGAAGCCGTATTGGAGTTGGTGGCTACAGAAAATCTGAAGCAAATATGTTGCCTGATAAGGAACAATTCCAATTAGGAGATACTCGTTCGTTAGATGATGTGATTAAGGAAACTTGTGGTATGGACAGTTTACCGTCTTTTTGTACTGCATGTTATAGGGCAGGAAGGACAGGAGAACATTTTATGGAGGTTGCAAAAAACAGTTTTGTACATAATTTTTGTATGCCTAATGCAATTCTCACAATGAAGGAATATCTGCTTGATTTTGCCTCTGAGGATACAAGAGAAGCAGGAGAAAAAGCTATAAGTAAATATCTGGGTATGATGAAAGAGGATAGAGTAAAACAGTATGTTGTTGAAGCTATTGGACGTTTGGAGAAGGGTGAAAGGGATATAAGGCTTTAA
- a CDS encoding DUF5320 domain-containing protein codes for MPRGDGTGPMGMGSMTGRGAGYCSGKVTPGFANCLGGFGRGLGAGRGYRRMFYATGVPGVLRNPVNNGQIYDEKAVLENQEENLEAQLKLVKERLKNFKEQK; via the coding sequence ATGCCAAGAGGAGACGGAACGGGCCCAATGGGTATGGGGTCAATGACAGGAAGAGGTGCAGGTTATTGTTCAGGTAAAGTGACACCTGGCTTTGCTAATTGTTTAGGTGGATTTGGACGCGGTTTAGGTGCTGGTAGGGGATATAGAAGAATGTTTTATGCAACTGGAGTTCCAGGTGTTTTAAGAAATCCTGTAAATAACGGGCAGATATATGACGAAAAAGCAGTATTGGAAAATCAGGAAGAAAATCTTGAAGCACAGCTTAAACTTGTAAAAGAAAGATTAAAAAATTTTAAAGAACAAAAGTAA